The proteins below come from a single Tachypleus tridentatus isolate NWPU-2018 chromosome 13, ASM421037v1, whole genome shotgun sequence genomic window:
- the LOC143236342 gene encoding zinc finger MYM-type protein 1-like, giving the protein MENDINELLRSPFSTKNYADKIRIVQAGKPRPSLPSLVSTHTDKKNEYVRHFSESQYDTIEWLTGCIIRSKLFCWPCLLFSTEKRVWNQQGYTDLNHLTVALQKHEKSRAHVQSSLSLKMFGKQRIETLVDTQRKAEISRHNEQVKKNREILKRLIDAVCYLAKQELPFRGHDESNTSADKGNYKEFLNTLRDYDTCLDSHLNTATIFQGTSPTVQNDLIQALSNVLKKHIKKEIDSARFVAIILDETSDVLSKSQLSTVLRFVCNGKVFERFIGFSNVSEDRTTDGLFSHVVNIAKEFEIENKLVGQTYDGASVMSGHMNGLQEKVLDKYPLAIFTYCYAHVLNLVLQ; this is encoded by the coding sequence ATGGAAAATGATATTAATGAGTTGTTACGTTCTCCATTTTCCACAAAAAATTATGCGGACAAAATAAGAATTGTTCAAGCAGGCAAGCCTAGGCCGTCTCTTCCAAGTCTGGTATCTACGCACACAGATAAGAAAAATGAATATGTTCGACACTTTTCAGAGTCTCAATATGATACCATTGAATGGCTAACAGGATGTATAATTCGATCCAAGCTCTTTTGTTGGCCGTGTTTGTTATTTTCAACGGAGAAGCGGGTGTGGAATCAGCAGGGTTATACCGACTTAAATCATTTAACCGTAGCACTTCAGAAACATGAAAAGTCTCGTGCACATGTCCAGTCTTCCTTGTCGCTTAAAATGTTTGGCAAGCAACGCATAGAGACATTAGTTGACACTCAGCGGAAGGCTGAGATATCTCGTCACAATGAGCAAGTGAAAAAGAATAGGGAAATATTGAAAAGATTAATTGATGCAGTGTGCTATCTTGCCAAACAAGAGCTTCCTTTTCGAGGTCATGATGAATCGAATACTTCAGCTGATAAGGGAAACTATAAGGAGTTTCTCAATACCCTTAGAGATTATGACACGTGCTTGGATAGTCATTTGAATACTGCTACAATTTTTCAAGGAACATCGCCAACTGTTCAAAATGACTTAATTCAGGCTTTgtctaatgttttaaaaaagcatATCAAAAAGGAAATTGACAGCGCAAGATTTGTTGCAATCATTCTCGATGAGACTTCAGATGTGCTGTCCAAGTCACAATTATCAACAGTGTTGCGGTTTGTTTGTAATGGAAAAGTTTTCGAAAGGTTCATTGGTTTCTCTAATGTCAGCGAGGATAGAACTACTGACGGTCTTTTTAGTCATGTTGTTAATATCGCCAAGGAATTTGAGATAGAAAATAAATTGGTCGGGCAGACGTATGATGGCGCGAGTGTAATGAGTGGTCACATGAATGGATTGCAAGAAAAAGTGTTGGATAAGTATCCCTTGGCGATTTTTACTTATTGCTATGCGCATGTTTTGAACCTGGTCTTGCAGTAA